A single window of Acidobacteriota bacterium DNA harbors:
- a CDS encoding ABC transporter permease/substrate-binding protein: MTELLAFVASHRAEMATRLGEHVVLVAASTAIAAAVGIPLGILAARRPSLSRPIVGLANLAQTIPSLALFGFLIPLPLIGGIGTRTALVALTVYAVLPILRSTITGLQGVPPAVVECAVAMGLTPRQVLRQVEWPLALPSIVSGLRVAVVIGVGTATIASAIGAGGLGDYIFRGLAMVDATVILAGALPAAILALAADAALAAAGHLADARRRSARHVAVLAVVALLAAAAVWSGRATAGRADLVVGSKNFTEQVVLGELLAQAIERQGLTVDRRLNLGGTAIAHEALLSGGIDLYVEYTGTALTAIFNEAASADSEAVFETVRGRYAALGATLMPRLGFNNTFAILVRGDDAKRLGLRTVSDLAGMVRLKADATLPRADATWRAGFGYEFLERPDGFKGLSAAYGLSFAASPRVMDLNLIYRALAAGEIDVTAGDATSGLIEALGLAVLEDDRHYFPVYDASPVARASMLLQYPAAAAAVRNLAGRISAADMRQMNFAVDGEKQDPAAVVRAFLDKIS; the protein is encoded by the coding sequence ATGACGGAACTGCTGGCGTTTGTCGCGTCGCATCGGGCCGAGATGGCCACGCGGCTCGGCGAGCATGTCGTGCTCGTGGCGGCCTCGACGGCGATTGCCGCGGCGGTGGGCATTCCGCTGGGCATCCTGGCGGCCCGCCGGCCATCACTGTCGCGGCCGATCGTCGGCCTGGCCAACCTCGCCCAAACCATTCCGAGCCTGGCCCTGTTCGGCTTCCTGATCCCCCTGCCGTTGATCGGCGGCATTGGCACGCGGACGGCGCTCGTGGCGCTCACGGTCTATGCGGTGCTACCGATCCTGCGCAGCACGATCACCGGCCTGCAGGGCGTCCCGCCAGCCGTGGTGGAGTGCGCGGTGGCCATGGGTCTGACACCACGGCAGGTACTGCGCCAGGTGGAATGGCCGCTGGCGCTGCCGTCCATCGTGTCGGGCCTGCGGGTGGCCGTGGTGATCGGCGTGGGCACCGCGACCATCGCGTCCGCGATCGGCGCCGGCGGTCTCGGCGACTACATCTTTCGCGGACTCGCCATGGTCGATGCCACGGTGATTCTTGCGGGTGCACTGCCGGCCGCGATCCTGGCGTTGGCCGCCGACGCCGCGCTCGCCGCCGCCGGCCACCTGGCCGATGCGCGCCGCCGCTCCGCTCGCCATGTTGCCGTTCTGGCCGTGGTGGCGCTGCTCGCCGCGGCCGCGGTGTGGTCCGGCCGGGCGACGGCCGGCCGCGCCGACCTTGTGGTCGGCTCCAAGAACTTCACCGAACAAGTGGTGTTGGGGGAGTTGCTGGCGCAGGCGATCGAGCGCCAGGGCCTGACCGTGGACCGGCGCCTGAACCTCGGCGGCACCGCGATTGCGCATGAAGCTCTGCTCAGCGGCGGCATCGACCTCTACGTCGAGTACACCGGCACGGCGCTGACGGCGATCTTCAACGAGGCCGCGTCCGCCGATTCGGAGGCCGTGTTCGAGACCGTGCGTGGGCGCTACGCGGCGCTCGGCGCGACGCTGATGCCGCGCCTTGGCTTCAACAACACGTTTGCGATTCTCGTGCGGGGCGACGATGCGAAGCGGTTGGGACTGAGGACCGTGAGTGACCTGGCGGGCATGGTCCGCCTAAAAGCGGACGCCACATTGCCGAGGGCGGACGCCACATGGCGCGCTGGGTTTGGCTATGAATTCCTGGAGCGGCCCGATGGCTTCAAGGGACTGAGCGCGGCCTACGGCCTGTCGTTCGCGGCATCGCCGCGGGTGATGGACCTGAACCTGATCTACCGGGCCCTGGCCGCGGGCGAAATTGACGTCACGGCCGGCGACGCGACCAGTGGCTTGATCGAGGCCCTTGGCCTTGCCGTCCTGGAGGACGACCGTCACTACTTCCCGGTCTACGACGCTTCGCCGGTCGCCCGGGCGTCGATGCTGCTGCAGTATCCGGCCGCCGCCGCGGCAGTTCGCAACCTGGCCGGGCGGATCTCCGCCGCCGACATGCGGCAAATGAACTTTGCCGTGGACGGCGAGAAGCAGGACCCCGCCGCCGTCGTCCGCGCGTTCCTTGATAAGATTAGTTGA
- a CDS encoding ATP-binding cassette domain-containing protein, which produces MPGPAVQFAEVSASRGGRPVLHHVSMTVHHGDTVALVGRSGSGKTTLLRLVNRLLDPDVGDVLVDGKNTRDWDPIALRRRTGYVIQDAGLFPHVTVGDNLATVPRLLAWPADRVSARVDELLTLVGLEPAVFRDRWPDELSGGQRQRAGLARALAADPPLLLMDEPFGALDPITKGELHAEFLRVQRTLPAPHSALAREPRGGGHRSVILVTHDMAEACALADQIAVLHEGALIACDTPAALQTSDDPRVRTLMGTVRLKADAT; this is translated from the coding sequence ATGCCCGGACCCGCCGTCCAGTTCGCGGAAGTCTCGGCGAGTCGCGGCGGCCGGCCGGTGCTGCACCACGTGTCGATGACCGTGCATCACGGGGACACCGTGGCGCTGGTCGGGCGCAGCGGCTCGGGCAAGACCACGCTATTGCGGCTGGTCAACCGACTGCTGGATCCCGATGTGGGCGACGTGCTGGTCGATGGCAAGAACACGCGGGACTGGGATCCCATCGCGTTGCGGCGTCGCACCGGCTACGTGATCCAGGACGCGGGTCTCTTTCCCCATGTCACCGTCGGCGACAACCTCGCCACCGTGCCGCGGTTGCTGGCCTGGCCCGCCGACCGCGTCAGTGCCCGGGTGGACGAGTTGCTGACGCTGGTTGGCCTGGAACCGGCGGTGTTTCGCGACCGCTGGCCCGACGAACTGTCGGGCGGCCAGCGGCAGCGTGCCGGGCTGGCACGTGCCCTGGCGGCCGATCCGCCGCTGTTGTTGATGGACGAGCCGTTCGGCGCGCTTGATCCGATCACGAAGGGCGAACTACACGCCGAGTTTCTTCGCGTGCAGCGGACGTTGCCTGCCCCCCATAGCGCACTGGCAAGGGAACCGCGCGGCGGGGGGCACCGGTCGGTGATCCTCGTCACGCATGACATGGCAGAGGCCTGCGCGCTGGCGGATCAAATCGCCGTGCTGCATGAGGGGGCGCTGATCGCGTGCGATACGCCAGCTGCCCTGCAGACGAGTGATGATCCGAGAGTCCGGACCCTAATGGGAACGGTCCGCCTAAAGGCGGACGCCACATGA
- a CDS encoding carboxypeptidase-like regulatory domain-containing protein, translating to MRRAIGVVVAALLVAGSSLPAGAYLKHGTPVDGRVIDVTWRGPVRYFVFEANSPTVSAGDLRGAVARATATWQAVPSAIVRFEFQGMTAAEPGMVDGRTTLGFLDRPELDRVLGATSFLIDDTNGDIVEADIFFNARFAWSVAADGTPGRVDLESVALHELGHLLGLSHSALGETELTSTGGRRVIASGSVMFPIAMSAGTIADRVLQADDMAGIADLYPAAGQVAATGGITGRVTKNGQGMLGAHVVAFNPETGVSVGNFALNDRGEFAIIRLAPGPYILRVEPLDDAEVDSFFSTAIDVNFRVAYAPRMVVAPRGGSSAPIEIKVLPK from the coding sequence ATGAGGCGCGCGATTGGCGTCGTCGTCGCCGCCCTGCTGGTGGCGGGATCGTCACTGCCCGCCGGGGCGTATCTGAAGCACGGTACCCCGGTTGACGGCCGCGTGATTGACGTCACATGGCGGGGCCCGGTCCGCTACTTCGTCTTTGAAGCCAACAGCCCGACGGTGTCGGCCGGCGACCTGCGTGGCGCGGTGGCGCGAGCCACGGCGACGTGGCAGGCCGTGCCGTCGGCCATCGTTCGCTTCGAATTCCAGGGCATGACCGCGGCGGAACCGGGGATGGTCGACGGGCGCACGACGCTTGGTTTCCTCGACCGGCCGGAGCTCGATCGCGTGCTCGGCGCCACCAGCTTCCTGATCGACGACACCAACGGGGACATTGTCGAAGCCGACATCTTCTTCAATGCGCGGTTCGCGTGGTCGGTCGCCGCCGATGGCACGCCGGGCCGCGTTGACCTGGAATCGGTGGCGCTCCATGAACTCGGCCATCTCCTGGGCCTCAGCCACTCGGCGCTGGGCGAGACCGAATTGACCAGTACCGGCGGCCGCCGCGTCATCGCCTCCGGCTCGGTGATGTTTCCGATTGCCATGTCGGCGGGCACCATCGCTGACCGCGTCCTGCAGGCCGACGACATGGCCGGCATTGCGGACCTCTACCCAGCCGCCGGCCAGGTCGCCGCGACCGGGGGCATTACCGGCCGGGTTACGAAGAACGGCCAGGGCATGCTCGGCGCGCACGTCGTCGCATTCAATCCCGAGACCGGCGTCAGCGTCGGGAACTTCGCCCTCAACGACCGTGGCGAGTTTGCGATCATCCGGCTGGCGCCCGGGCCTTACATCCTCAGGGTCGAGCCACTGGACGATGCGGAGGTGGATAGCTTTTTCTCAACCGCCATCGATGTGAACTTCCGCGTCGCCTATGCCCCGCGCATGGTCGTGGCGCCGCGCGGAGGGTCATCGGCGCCAATTGAGATCAAGGTGTTACCGAAATGA
- the lpxB gene encoding lipid-A-disaccharide synthase — MTRLMLSCGEPSGDLYAGALVAALRQREPEIEVFGLGGERFKAAGGELVADFHGLSVTGLTEALAVLPRSFRTLRLLTEAARTRRPHALVVIDYPDFNFRLMRAIKRLGVPVIYYISPQLWAWRAGRMKTMKQFVDRVLPIFPFEEALYRDAGMDVRFVGHPLVDMVAPVQSREQLLRRLNLDPAKPVMALLPGSRPNELERLAPVMSAAAPQIAAQVPDVQFIVARAPNLPDRLFESFGIPGVTLRIVEGRTDDVLQAADTVVTASGTATVQTALHGKPMVVLYKLSPLTYRLGKGLARVDMYAMVNLIAGQRIVQELIQDDCTAEAVTAEAVRITTDAGYREQMIVQLADVCRRLGGPGASERAAEAVLDVVHSANGS, encoded by the coding sequence GTGACCCGGCTCATGTTGTCGTGCGGCGAGCCCTCCGGCGATCTCTACGCCGGCGCGCTCGTCGCCGCTCTTCGCCAGCGCGAGCCCGAGATCGAGGTGTTCGGCCTCGGCGGCGAACGGTTCAAGGCGGCCGGCGGCGAGCTGGTCGCCGACTTTCACGGTCTCTCGGTCACCGGGCTGACCGAAGCCCTCGCCGTCCTGCCGCGCTCGTTCCGGACACTGCGCCTGCTGACCGAGGCCGCCCGTACTCGCCGGCCCCACGCGCTGGTGGTCATCGACTATCCCGATTTCAACTTCCGGCTGATGCGCGCGATCAAGCGGCTTGGCGTGCCGGTGATCTATTACATCAGCCCGCAGCTGTGGGCGTGGCGGGCCGGGCGAATGAAGACCATGAAGCAATTCGTGGATCGGGTGCTGCCGATCTTTCCGTTCGAGGAAGCGCTTTATCGCGACGCGGGCATGGACGTGCGCTTTGTCGGGCACCCGCTCGTCGACATGGTCGCGCCCGTGCAATCGCGCGAGCAGTTGCTGCGGCGGCTGAACCTCGATCCGGCGAAGCCGGTGATGGCCCTGTTGCCGGGCAGCCGCCCGAACGAACTGGAGCGGCTGGCGCCGGTGATGTCGGCGGCGGCGCCGCAGATTGCGGCGCAGGTGCCGGACGTCCAGTTCATCGTTGCCCGCGCGCCGAACCTGCCCGATCGATTGTTCGAGAGTTTCGGCATCCCGGGCGTCACCCTCCGCATCGTCGAAGGCCGGACAGACGATGTGCTGCAGGCTGCCGATACGGTCGTGACTGCGTCGGGCACCGCGACCGTGCAGACGGCGTTGCACGGCAAGCCCATGGTGGTGCTGTACAAGCTATCGCCGCTGACCTACCGGCTCGGCAAGGGCCTGGCGCGGGTCGACATGTACGCCATGGTTAACCTGATCGCGGGTCAGCGGATTGTCCAGGAGCTCATCCAGGACGACTGCACGGCCGAGGCGGTTACCGCCGAAGCCGTGCGCATTACGACCGATGCCGGCTATCGCGAGCAGATGATCGTGCAGCTGGCTGACGTGTGCCGCCGGCTCGGCGGTCCGGGGGCCAGCGAGCGCGCCGCCGAAGCGGTGCTCGATGTCGTACACTCGGCGAATGGGTCGTAG
- a CDS encoding pitrilysin family protein gives MRVKAVATLALFSALTAIVAAQVVPGAREFRQSSTQGARVTDWPREGPPRPLPARPVVFPPYEIRKLANGLQVVLVSQNEQPSVSVRMIIRAGAAQDPKDKHGLAMLTATLLDQGAGKRSAEQIADTIDFVGGILGTGAGSDLSFINAVVLKDSYDLALELMADVVQRPTFAADEIERQRQQALSALKVSAEDPGAVAGRVIDRLIYGFHPYGMPGAGTAASLASLTRADFVDFHKKYFLPNNALLAVVGDIGAAEAMAGLEKHFGGWQPGVVPEQTSIEPPQPTKRVIVIDKKDAVQTQIRVGHLAIPRKHNDYEAVDQAVKILGGEGANRLQQVLRSQRQLTYGASADLDTYKMAGAVVAETDTQTSNTAEALRIVVDEFSRLQRERVFDQELSGAQDYMVGSFPLSLEVPDAIATQVLNQLFYELPVDDLPKYRERILRVTPDEIQRVARWFIRPAQLSIVLVGNADAFVKDLKGVGFGDFERIAIENIDLLSADFQRRPPARPE, from the coding sequence ATGAGGGTCAAGGCTGTCGCCACGCTGGCGCTGTTCTCGGCGCTGACCGCGATTGTCGCGGCGCAGGTCGTGCCCGGGGCGCGTGAGTTCCGCCAGTCGTCCACCCAGGGCGCGCGCGTCACCGACTGGCCACGCGAGGGTCCGCCGCGCCCCTTGCCGGCCCGACCGGTGGTGTTCCCGCCGTACGAGATCCGCAAGCTCGCCAACGGGCTGCAGGTGGTCCTGGTCAGCCAGAACGAGCAGCCGTCGGTCAGCGTCCGCATGATCATCCGCGCCGGCGCGGCGCAGGATCCCAAGGACAAGCACGGCTTGGCGATGCTCACGGCCACCTTGCTTGATCAAGGCGCCGGCAAGCGTTCGGCCGAGCAGATCGCCGACACCATCGACTTTGTCGGCGGCATCCTCGGCACCGGCGCCGGCAGCGACCTGAGCTTCATCAACGCCGTGGTGCTGAAGGACAGCTACGACCTCGCGCTCGAGCTGATGGCCGACGTCGTCCAGCGGCCGACCTTTGCCGCCGACGAGATCGAGCGCCAGCGCCAGCAGGCGTTGTCGGCGCTGAAGGTGTCGGCCGAGGATCCCGGAGCGGTGGCGGGCCGGGTCATCGATCGCCTGATTTACGGGTTCCATCCGTACGGCATGCCCGGCGCCGGCACCGCGGCCTCGCTCGCGTCGCTGACGCGCGCCGATTTCGTGGACTTCCACAAGAAGTACTTCCTGCCCAATAACGCCCTGCTCGCCGTTGTTGGCGACATCGGGGCCGCCGAGGCGATGGCGGGCCTCGAGAAGCACTTCGGCGGGTGGCAGCCGGGGGTGGTGCCGGAGCAAACGTCGATCGAACCGCCCCAGCCCACCAAGCGGGTGATCGTGATCGACAAGAAGGACGCGGTGCAGACCCAGATCCGCGTCGGGCACCTCGCCATTCCGCGCAAGCACAACGACTACGAGGCGGTCGACCAGGCGGTCAAGATTCTCGGCGGCGAGGGCGCGAACCGCCTGCAGCAGGTGCTGCGATCGCAGCGGCAGCTGACCTACGGCGCGTCCGCGGATCTCGACACCTACAAGATGGCCGGCGCGGTCGTTGCCGAAACCGACACTCAAACCTCGAATACGGCCGAAGCCCTGCGGATTGTGGTGGACGAGTTCTCGCGGCTGCAGCGCGAACGCGTCTTCGATCAGGAACTGTCGGGGGCGCAGGACTACATGGTGGGGAGCTTCCCGTTGTCGCTGGAGGTGCCCGACGCCATCGCCACCCAGGTGTTGAACCAGTTGTTCTACGAGCTGCCGGTTGATGATCTGCCGAAGTACCGCGAGCGGATCTTGCGAGTCACGCCCGACGAGATCCAGCGGGTGGCGCGCTGGTTCATTCGCCCGGCGCAACTGTCGATCGTGTTGGTCGGCAACGCCGATGCCTTCGTGAAGGACTTGAAGGGGGTCGGCTTCGGGGACTTCGAGCGCATTGCGATCGAGAACATCGACCTGCTGTCGGCGGACTTCCAACGACGGCCGCCCGCCAGGCCCGAGTGA
- a CDS encoding pitrilysin family protein, whose translation MRTLTTLAQAGLPTRLYVILGMVAIGATVWLAPLYADVRPPKLEYQRLVLPNGMVVVMHQDKSTPIVQVELWYHVGSKNEKPGRTGFAHFFEHMMFKGSKNIEPEQHTSIIASVGGQANAYTNEDTTVFWQTIPAQYLPLALWMEADRMASLRIDEKVFIAEREVVKEERRMRIETPPYGLLNELISFHAFDVHPYKHPVIGSMNDLNAATIDEVRDFHNTYYVPDNATLLIAGDFETETVISLVNQYFARIPKSAKPVPRDIPKEPLRTQERRINLEQPWPLPAVIVAYQAPYNGHPDSYPMFVMSKTLSDGQTSRIYRKLVYETGLALTAFGSSSFLEDPGIFYAVALVNPGKSPDEVEQALIAEFDKLKADGISERELQRAKNQFSRDYVLSRLSIKEKASQMGHAEVIQKDMATADGEFDTFLKVSTADVKRTAQQYFVPERRLVMRIMPRGGLNEVAK comes from the coding sequence ATGCGGACACTCACCACGCTGGCACAGGCGGGTCTACCGACTCGCCTCTACGTAATCCTTGGGATGGTCGCCATCGGCGCGACTGTCTGGCTGGCGCCCCTCTATGCTGACGTGCGGCCGCCGAAGCTCGAGTACCAGCGGCTGGTGCTCCCCAACGGCATGGTCGTGGTCATGCACCAGGACAAGTCCACCCCGATTGTGCAGGTCGAGCTGTGGTACCACGTCGGCTCGAAGAACGAGAAGCCGGGCCGTACCGGCTTCGCCCATTTCTTCGAGCACATGATGTTCAAGGGCTCCAAGAACATCGAGCCCGAACAGCACACCTCGATCATCGCGTCGGTAGGCGGCCAGGCCAATGCCTACACCAACGAGGACACCACCGTGTTCTGGCAGACCATTCCGGCCCAGTACCTGCCGCTGGCGCTGTGGATGGAGGCCGACCGCATGGCGAGCCTGCGCATCGACGAGAAGGTGTTCATCGCCGAGCGCGAGGTGGTGAAGGAAGAACGCCGCATGCGCATCGAGACCCCGCCCTACGGGCTGCTGAACGAACTGATCAGCTTCCATGCCTTCGACGTCCACCCCTACAAGCACCCGGTCATTGGGAGCATGAACGACCTCAACGCCGCGACCATCGACGAGGTGCGCGACTTTCACAACACCTACTACGTGCCCGACAACGCGACGCTGTTGATTGCCGGCGACTTCGAGACCGAAACGGTGATCTCCCTGGTCAACCAGTACTTCGCCCGCATCCCGAAGTCGGCGAAGCCGGTGCCCCGGGACATTCCGAAGGAGCCGCTGCGCACGCAGGAACGGCGGATCAACCTGGAGCAGCCGTGGCCGTTGCCGGCGGTGATCGTCGCCTACCAGGCGCCGTACAACGGGCATCCCGATTCGTATCCAATGTTCGTGATGTCGAAGACGCTGTCGGACGGGCAGACCTCGCGCATCTACCGCAAGCTGGTCTACGAGACCGGGCTCGCGCTGACCGCGTTTGGCAGCAGCAGCTTTCTCGAAGACCCCGGCATTTTCTACGCGGTGGCGCTCGTCAACCCGGGCAAGTCGCCGGATGAAGTGGAGCAGGCGCTGATTGCCGAGTTCGACAAGCTCAAGGCCGACGGCATCTCCGAGCGCGAGTTGCAGCGCGCCAAGAACCAGTTTTCCCGCGACTACGTCCTGAGCCGGCTGTCGATCAAGGAGAAGGCGTCGCAGATGGGGCACGCCGAGGTGATCCAGAAGGACATGGCCACCGCCGACGGCGAGTTCGACACTTTCCTGAAGGTCTCGACCGCCGACGTCAAGCGGACGGCCCAGCAGTATTTCGTGCCCGAGCGGCGCCTGGTGATGCGCATCATGCCGCGGGGCGGCCTCAACGAGGTGGCGAAATGA